attagtAGTAGTTTATATGATTGAATTTCCATTAGTAACAACAATCACAggaaaaaaagttaatatatgTTGAAACTCTTAATATTACACTTAGTCTTTTGTCACACAAACTCCTAATATTACAGCTAACTTACCTAATCCAGACCTGAATTCAAATCAATCCTACTAATTCAAAAACAAAGAACActttctcaaagatttacaagaGGATAAAAGGATCAAAAACAagtgaaattttgattaatcTAGGGTTTACAGTCCACCATGGCTGCTTCCAGGACCTCCCAGGGTCAGAACCACACCCTGAAGGTCGGTTCTGAGTTTTGGGTGTGCCGGAGTTATTGATCTGACCACCGGAGATGGCCTAGCAATTACGGTTTGCCTGTAGGCCTGCCCGGATTCCGGGACGGGGAATGCTATGGCCTGCTGGGAAGGCTTGAAAAGAGATGGCTCTGCGTGAATGAGCTTTGGACATGGCCTTGTCACTGCAACGTGGGCCATTGGAGACGAAGCACTTTGGCCTAGAACAATGCCCCTTGACACCATTGCAGGTCCCTGATCGAGAAAATAGATTAAAACCCGGAAAAAGAACGAGGAAATGGGATTTGATGGTCGAGTTTTTGGGCTTACAGGACTGAATAAGACTCCTCTGAAAATCTGGCCATTTACAGTTGCAGTCATCAGGTAGCCGGAGTCGAAGGCTCCATCGACTTTCCCTCGGATCTCAGCTCCAATCTAAGAAGAGATAGTTGGTAAGTGCATTATGAACAAATGGAAACAAACAAGCCATGATTCCCCATGAAAATTGGTAATGTACCAGGTCCAGGGGCTTCTGTTCTGGAGGCTGGTGGTACTGTAGCTGTTGTCTCTGAAAGTTTTCGGGCTTTTGCTGGTTTTGACGTTCTCCCAAGAAACAGATATCATGTCGGGATGATTGGTCAACGCTTCTAGGCTCTTTCTGTTTGCTAGAGACATTGTTAGCTTGACTATTGCTCGGCTGCCTGAAGAGAGGCACTCCCAGAGAGGCTGCTATGGAGGAGTCGGTGGCCTTCCCAATTGGGGTCTGTTCTTGATCAGACTGTGATGGAGATGAACTCTGCGACAGTGAAAGAGAATGCTCTTCTTGCTCAGACTCAAACTCCCACGCCTTCAAATTCCCGGTTCTCCTCCTCTTTGGATGCAAAGTATCtacaagaaaatagaaaaaaaattgagttcgAATTACTCAAAATGAGGACATGAACATGGTTTTTCTGTTTGGAACAAACCTGAGCTAAACCGAACAGATCGGTTTGATTCTAGTTCTGGTTCGCATGCATCCTTTCTTACTACCTCCACATCATTCCCAAAAAGCATAGTCTTCTACTCCAAAAGCACAAATTACAATAAGCAGATGTAAAATGTAAATGAGACCGGTTAATTAATTCGTTGTTGTTTCTTACTGAATTGCTTTCAGCTTCTCTATGGAACCGTCTCTTTCCATGGCTCCAatgatttccaaatattttgCACAATGAAATGTTGTAGCGGCCATTAGGATGCTCGGATCCAAGCTGCAAGACGAGCAATTCATTGAGGGGACGCTC
Above is a genomic segment from Vitis riparia cultivar Riparia Gloire de Montpellier isolate 1030 chromosome 14, EGFV_Vit.rip_1.0, whole genome shotgun sequence containing:
- the LOC117929530 gene encoding rab9 effector protein with kelch motifs-like isoform X1 → MGSLGGETAKKKAMWLYPKVLGFNPSERWGHSACYSHGLVYVFGGCCGGLHFCDVLVLNLDTMAWDTLVTTGQGPGPRDSHSAVILGQRMIVFGGTNGSKKVNDLHILDLGSKEWTRPECRGAPPSPRESHTATLVGDEKLVIFGGSGEGEANYLNDFHVLDLKTMRWTSPEVKGDTPAPRDSHSAVAIGNKLIVYGGDCGDRYHGDIDILDMDTLTWSRLSVQGSSPGVRAGHAAVSIGTKVYIIGGVGDKHYYNDVWVLDVITCLWNQLEIRGQQPQGRFSHTAIVTDSDIAIYGGCGEDERPLNELLVLQLGSEHPNGRYNISLCKIFGNHWSHGKRRFHREAESNSKTMLFGNDVEVVRKDACEPELESNRSVRFSSDTLHPKRRRTGNLKAWEFESEQEEHSLSLSQSSSPSQSDQEQTPIGKATDSSIAASLGVPLFRQPSNSQANNVSSKQKEPRSVDQSSRHDICFLGERQNQQKPENFQRQQLQYHQPPEQKPLDLIGAEIRGKVDGAFDSGYLMTATVNGQIFRGVLFSPGPAMVSRGIVLGQSASSPMAHVAVTRPCPKLIHAEPSLFKPSQQAIAFPVPESGQAYRQTVIARPSPVVRSITPAHPKLRTDLQGVVLTLGGPGSSHGGL
- the LOC117929530 gene encoding acyl-CoA-binding domain-containing protein 4-like isoform X2, translating into MGCCGGLHFCDVLVLNLDTMAWDTLVTTGQGPGPRDSHSAVILGQRMIVFGGTNGSKKVNDLHILDLGSKEWTRPECRGAPPSPRESHTATLVGDEKLVIFGGSGEGEANYLNDFHVLDLKTMRWTSPEVKGDTPAPRDSHSAVAIGNKLIVYGGDCGDRYHGDIDILDMDTLTWSRLSVQGSSPGVRAGHAAVSIGTKVYIIGGVGDKHYYNDVWVLDVITCLWNQLEIRGQQPQGRFSHTAIVTDSDIAIYGGCGEDERPLNELLVLQLGSEHPNGRYNISLCKIFGNHWSHGKRRFHREAESNSKTMLFGNDVEVVRKDACEPELESNRSVRFSSDTLHPKRRRTGNLKAWEFESEQEEHSLSLSQSSSPSQSDQEQTPIGKATDSSIAASLGVPLFRQPSNSQANNVSSKQKEPRSVDQSSRHDICFLGERQNQQKPENFQRQQLQYHQPPEQKPLDLIGAEIRGKVDGAFDSGYLMTATVNGQIFRGVLFSPGPAMVSRGIVLGQSASSPMAHVAVTRPCPKLIHAEPSLFKPSQQAIAFPVPESGQAYRQTVIARPSPVVRSITPAHPKLRTDLQGVVLTLGGPGSSHGGL